In Lactiplantibacillus pentosus, the sequence ATTTTATTGCCGTGTATGAAACAGATGAGTGATTTTGTGGAGCTTGCATTTAAACTTTAAATCCGGCTTTCCTTTAAGTTTTTACCGACTGATAATTCTGGGCATGTAGAAATAGAGCTTGATATGGAGATTGACGATAATCCTGATAGAAAACATAGATGTGAATTTTATATTTACAGCGAGTTGGGATTGGTTGAGCAATTTGGCAGAAGCCTTATTCTGCTATCTGAAAATAAAAGTGACGATATCTCATTGAATATTAGAAATTAAATTAGGACCGGACAATAAAGAGGACAATATGAAAGTGGAAAAGTTGGAAAATAGTATTTCCAAAGAAGAAATGGAAATAGACAACTATGTACCAGTGTCGATTAGTTTTCCGGAAAACGATCTGGAAGCAGAAGGACTTTATTACTATAGGTTTATTAATAAGGAATATTCTTTTGTTGAATTTAAAATTAATTCTGTTAGTAAGAAAATTGTGAATGTAACAGTTACTTCTATCAATGATATTCAAAACAGTGATTTTATTTTTAATGGAAGTATACCCGAGGCTAACCCTATTATTAACATATATGAGTTCGAATATGGGGATGTCATTACTAACAATCGTAGTTTTGAATTTTATATAGGGGAGAAGAAAATATTCTTTATACTTGATGATGAAGAAATTTCTGCCATGATTATGATCTCAAATCACTTTTTTGCTCTTTTAAATCGTGAGAATGATATCGTTGGGGCGCAAATTGCCAATTTTAATGATGAGGACTGGAACGCTTTGGTCAGAAATTTAAAAGAAGCGGGGAAAATTTGAATCATTAACGTTTTAAAGTCATGTGATGAAAAATCCTGCAAAAAAAGAGTGGCTTCGGTTATTTTATCGTCCGGTTAGTTCTTGGAAAAAGACCAATAATGTGCTCATTTTGCGTAATTAATCATCAACAGCCCGTTGTGTTCTGCCGTAATCAGGCGAAACACAACGGGCTGTTTATTTGATTTGACATTAATCCAACAAACTCGGATCAATCTTACGGTCCTTAAAATAATATTCACGGTCATGATCACTGACCTGGCGTAAGATATGAGCCGGATTACCGACAGCGACGACGTTATCAGGCAAGTCTTTGGTGACGATGCTGCCGGCCCCCACGACGACATTATCGCCAATCGTGATTCCAGGGAGCACGATGACGCCGGCACCTAACCAACAATTACGGCCAATGTGGACGGGCATGTTGTATTGGTAAGCTTGTTCACGGAGGCTCGGCAGAATCGGATGGCCCGCGGTCGCAATGGTGACGTTTGGCCCAAACATGGTGTAGTCGCCAACGTAAATATGGGTATCGTCAACCAGTGTCAGGTTGAAGTTCGCGTACACACCCTTGCCAAAGTGGACGTGGTGACCGCCAAAGTTACTGCGCAGTGGCGGCTCGATGTAGCAGTTAGGACCGATTTCGGCGAACATTTTGCTGAGCAGGATTTGCCGCTTGGTCAATTCACTTGGACGGGTCTGGTTAAAGTCATACAGTTGATCCAGGTAGCCGAATTGGCGTTTTTCAAGTTCTGGGTCGTTGGGTAGATAGAGTTCGCCCGTATGTAGGCGATCATTATTAGATGTCATGGTTTAAACTTCCTTTCGAGAATGGTGGGTCGCGGTGAGGACGGCTAGGCCACCTAAAATCAGCATGATCCAAATTAAAACATTGGCTGTGAGGGACTGAGGCCCCAACTGGCCAAGACCGTTCCAGACGAGGGGCGCGAAGAACGCACTGATGATCGTCGCAATCGTCAAGTAACTGCTCAAAACGTTGACTTGTGAAGCGTCTAAGCCGGTATTGCTTGTAAAGACTAGGTACGGTCCGGTGTAAGAGTAAATAAAGTTAAAGAACACGGCCGCGCCAATCGCAATCGTCGCGTTAGGCGCCAACCATAGGATTAGGACTGAGCCAGCCGCCCCCGCATAGCCCAATGTCAAGGTGTAGCGATGCAAGATTCGGTGTAGATAGCCAAAGGTCAGCCCGGCCAGCAAACCACCAATGTTCATGGCGGCCAGCGTCAGATTGATCGTGGCAGCGTTGCCAAAATGGCGGGCGGCAAAGAAGCTGGGTAGTTTGAGTTGGACGCCCCAAATGAGCAGGTAAGTGATAAAGGTCAGTCCTAATAAAAGCCATTGATGACGTGGCAGACTGGCTTGCTCCGTGGTGGTCACGGGGGCTGCACTGGTCGGTTCCGGGACAAAACGGGCCACTAATCCCGCAATGATGACGAGCCCACCGTATAACCAGAAGACCGCGTGCCAGCTAATTCCAATCAACAGGCCGGCCAGACCGAGCAATACCGCGTTACCCAGTGCCGACAGCCCGGTCTGATACCCCAATAGTCGTGCCCGCAACTCACCCGTAAAACTGTGTGTTAACAGGCTGATGGCGTGCGGTGAGAAGAGGCCCACGCCTAACCCGAGGCCTAAACGACTCAGCATGATGACTGTAAAGTTGGCGGTGAATGCTGGAATCAAACCCATCACCGCACTGAGTAAGAGGCCACTAATGACAACCGGCCGCAATCCCCAGCGATTCGTCAAGCGGGGATTGAGTAGCAGGGTAATCAGCGCGCTGCAATTCGCAATCGTGACGACCCATTCAATCAGCGTCGTCGGGACTCGTGGAAAAGCCCGTTTGAGCTGGGGAATGATGCCCGTAATGGCGGTCGTGATCCCAGTCACGGTGGAGAGGCTGAGAATGCTGACCGTCGTGGTTAACCGTGGTTGCATGACCTACGCCTCCAGCCAATGATTGATCCATTGTAAGACGCCTTGTTCTTGGTTTGACCCTGTCGTGGCGTTGGCGACCGCCGTCACGTCGGGTTGGGCGTTAGCCATCGCGACCCCGCAGCCGACTTCCCGTAGCATTTCTAGGTCATTACCACCGTCACCAAATGCGGCCATTTCGGCAAGGTCGATGCCTAAGACTTGGCCCAATTCAGCTAATCCGGCAGCTTTATTCATCCCAGGCTGGATAATGTCGATATCGCCGTGACCACTACTAGTTGGTTCGCCGAGGCCCACTAATTGGTCGCGCAATGTCGCAACGATGGCCATTGTGCGTTCAGGCGGGCATGAGATGGCGAATTTCAAGATATCATCATCGATCTGGGCGTAATCATCGACGACGGCTAAGTGGTGATAATAGTGCCGCATGTTAGCGACGTGGTCAGGGTCAGTCGTACTGAGTGTGTAGGCACTCTTGGCACCACAGACGAGTATTTTTAAATCTGGAATTGCTTGAATCTTATCTAGAATCGTTTGCACTGCCGCGGGTTGAAAGGCGTGTTGGGCGTAAACGCGCTCGGCGTCACGAATATAAGCGCCGTTTTCCGCAACGTAGATCATTTCCGGATAGTTCTTGAAGAAGGACTTCAATTGAAAGTATTGATTACCACTAGCGACGACGAAGCGGACGCCACGCAGCTGTAGTTGTTGATAAAGTAACGCAAAGCGCGCCTCATCGTAGGTCATGTCATCGCGAAGAAAAGTCCCATCCATATCAGTTGCCATTAATTTAATCATTGTCAAAACTCCCGTCATTTATTTGATAGCCGTAGCTTACCACGGAATCGGCACAATGAAGGGACATTTTTAGAGGCAACTAGTATCAATTCGGTGATAGCGTGCGTAGGCTTGGCGGTAATCGGTCGGTGTCACGCCCTTCCAGGATTTAAAATTACGATTGAAGGTCTTGCTATTGGGAAAGCCGCACGCCATCGCGATGTAGGCGACTTTGTGGTCCGTTTCTAACAGCAAGCGCCGCGCGTTCATCAATCGAATCAAACGCAGGTAGCGGTTGACGGACATCTGGACGTTGGCGTTGAATTGCTGATTCAATGTCGTCAATGAGACGTGAAATTGGTCAGCTAAAGTATTGCCGTCGATCGGGTCAGCATAGTGTTGATTGATGGCCGACATCACGGTATCGGTCAGCGTCTGGTTCGGGTTGACCGCCGGAGTGCTGATTGGGGCCGTGAACGTTTCCCCAAGCGTGGCGACGAGCTGATAAAAGTGACTGAGCACTTTCAGCCGGACCAAGTCAGTCGTGGGCGTTGCGAGTAGGTCGTGAATGGCGACTAGGTGTTGACGTACCTGGGCGTAAGCCTGCGGGTGTTCGCTCGCCGAGGACGCGCCGTGTAAGGTCAGCTGCCAATTCGCACTGGCAGGGACCTGATGCTGGAGAAAATCATCGTCAATAATCAAACCAAATTCGACCCAGTCCACCTCGGCAGGACCGCTGGCACTGTGTACGACGCGCCGATTAGTGGTCCAGAGGTCGCCTGGTCGATACTCGGTGGTTTGCCCATCAGTGACGAACTTGAGCACCGTCCCGCTGACCAGATAGTTCAACTCGATACCTTGATGCCAGTGCGGCGCCACCGTAATGTCGGTCAAGGGGTCGTGTTCATAGTATTTAAAGGGGAGGCGGGGAATCGTCTGGACCGCCTCATGTAAGATTTCCATTGTTAGGCCTCGTTTGAATAGTTTGTAAAATCGCCCCGCCTCCTTTTAAAAATCGACCATGTTGATCGTTCGGCTATGCTATATTGGAAGTAGCCCATCGTGGAAGCGGTGGCATAACTTAATTGTAACCGTATTCGAGGATGAAAGGAACGATAATTAATGACAATTAAACTAATCGCAATTGATATCGATGACACCTTGTTGAATTCCAAGGGTGAACTGTTGCCGAGTACGATTACTGCGGTCAAAGCTGCTCGGGATGCCGGCATCAAGGTCGTCCTCTGCACGGGGCGGCCGTTAGCTGGTGCCAAGCCATATCTGGATGCACTGGGCCTAGCCGGCGACGACCAGTACGTGATTACCTACAATGGCGCTGTGATCGAGAGTATTGACGGGCGCATCGTTGCCAAACACCTGATCGACAACGCCCATTACCGACAAATGACGGCGTTTGGCCAACAACACCACGTGCCATTCAACGTCCTCGATGCCGATAGTACGATTTATACCGCTGACCGGGACGTCAACTGGGTCACGGTCGTGCAGGCATGGGAGAACAAGGCCGGCCTGTTAGTGCGTGACCCTGACGACTTGCCCGCTGATTTTCAGATTGCTAAGGGATTATTCGTTGGGGAAGGTCCCCAACTGGATGCGGTGGAAGACCTAGTGAAGACGACCTTTGGTGATGAGCTGTACGTCGTTCGGGCCGCCACGAACTTCTTAGAATTGATGCACACTGGTGTCAATAAGGGTCAGGCGGTGCAGGATTTGGCCGCTGAGCTGCAGATTCAAGCGGACGAAGTGATGGCCCTGGGCGATGAACAAAATGATTTGCCGATGTTTGCCTTTGCCGGGACCGCGGTCGCGATGGGTAACGGGAGCGCGGTTGCCAAGGAACACGCGGATGCGGTGACGGCGACCAACGATGCGGACGGGGTCGCGAAAGCCATCCGCAAATGGGCGTTGACCGATTAAGCACGTGATTTGCGAAAAAAGTGTTGACAAGTCCGCATAATGAGTTTATGATTGCAAATATTAAAAATAAATGAGATTGAACGTGATGATCAGGAGAGTATAGTCAGCCTAATCTTAAGCG encodes:
- a CDS encoding sugar O-acetyltransferase; this encodes MTSNNDRLHTGELYLPNDPELEKRQFGYLDQLYDFNQTRPSELTKRQILLSKMFAEIGPNCYIEPPLRSNFGGHHVHFGKGVYANFNLTLVDDTHIYVGDYTMFGPNVTIATAGHPILPSLREQAYQYNMPVHIGRNCWLGAGVIVLPGITIGDNVVVGAGSIVTKDLPDNVVAVGNPAHILRQVSDHDREYYFKDRKIDPSLLD
- a CDS encoding MFS transporter, with product MQPRLTTTVSILSLSTVTGITTAITGIIPQLKRAFPRVPTTLIEWVVTIANCSALITLLLNPRLTNRWGLRPVVISGLLLSAVMGLIPAFTANFTVIMLSRLGLGLGVGLFSPHAISLLTHSFTGELRARLLGYQTGLSALGNAVLLGLAGLLIGISWHAVFWLYGGLVIIAGLVARFVPEPTSAAPVTTTEQASLPRHQWLLLGLTFITYLLIWGVQLKLPSFFAARHFGNAATINLTLAAMNIGGLLAGLTFGYLHRILHRYTLTLGYAGAAGSVLILWLAPNATIAIGAAVFFNFIYSYTGPYLVFTSNTGLDASQVNVLSSYLTIATIISAFFAPLVWNGLGQLGPQSLTANVLIWIMLILGGLAVLTATHHSRKEV
- a CDS encoding Cof-type HAD-IIB family hydrolase; this translates as MIKLMATDMDGTFLRDDMTYDEARFALLYQQLQLRGVRFVVASGNQYFQLKSFFKNYPEMIYVAENGAYIRDAERVYAQHAFQPAAVQTILDKIQAIPDLKILVCGAKSAYTLSTTDPDHVANMRHYYHHLAVVDDYAQIDDDILKFAISCPPERTMAIVATLRDQLVGLGEPTSSGHGDIDIIQPGMNKAAGLAELGQVLGIDLAEMAAFGDGGNDLEMLREVGCGVAMANAQPDVTAVANATTGSNQEQGVLQWINHWLEA
- a CDS encoding AraC family transcriptional regulator; translated protein: MEILHEAVQTIPRLPFKYYEHDPLTDITVAPHWHQGIELNYLVSGTVLKFVTDGQTTEYRPGDLWTTNRRVVHSASGPAEVDWVEFGLIIDDDFLQHQVPASANWQLTLHGASSASEHPQAYAQVRQHLVAIHDLLATPTTDLVRLKVLSHFYQLVATLGETFTAPISTPAVNPNQTLTDTVMSAINQHYADPIDGNTLADQFHVSLTTLNQQFNANVQMSVNRYLRLIRLMNARRLLLETDHKVAYIAMACGFPNSKTFNRNFKSWKGVTPTDYRQAYARYHRIDTSCL
- a CDS encoding Cof-type HAD-IIB family hydrolase gives rise to the protein MTIKLIAIDIDDTLLNSKGELLPSTITAVKAARDAGIKVVLCTGRPLAGAKPYLDALGLAGDDQYVITYNGAVIESIDGRIVAKHLIDNAHYRQMTAFGQQHHVPFNVLDADSTIYTADRDVNWVTVVQAWENKAGLLVRDPDDLPADFQIAKGLFVGEGPQLDAVEDLVKTTFGDELYVVRAATNFLELMHTGVNKGQAVQDLAAELQIQADEVMALGDEQNDLPMFAFAGTAVAMGNGSAVAKEHADAVTATNDADGVAKAIRKWALTD